The Bos taurus isolate L1 Dominette 01449 registration number 42190680 breed Hereford chromosome 18, ARS-UCD2.0, whole genome shotgun sequence genome has a window encoding:
- the CPNE7 gene encoding copine-7, with amino-acid sequence MSAGSERRAAAAPGVVPAPCASKVELRLSCRHLLDRDPLTKSDPSVVLLLQSQGQWVQVDRTEVVRSSLHPVFSKVFTLDYYFEEVQKLRFEVYDTHGPSSLSCQEDDFLGGMECTLGQIVAQKKVTRALLLKFGRNAGKSTITVLAEDISGNNGYVELSFRARKLDDKDLFSKSDPFLELYRINDDQSEQLVYRTEVVKNDLSPTWQPFKVSLSSLCSCEESRPLKGLVWDYDSRGKHDFIGEFSTTFEEMQKAFGEDQAQWDCVNSKYKQKKRNYKNSGVVILADLKLYRVYSFLDYVMGGCQIHFTVAIDFTASNGDPRNSCSLHYINPFQPNEYLQALVAVGEICQDYDSDKRLSALGFGARIPPKYEVSHDFAINFNPEDDECEGIQGVVEAYQNCLPRVQLYGPTNVAPIISKVARTAAAEERTREASQYYILLILTDGVVTDMADTREAIVRASHLPMSIIIVGVGNADFTDMQVLDGDDGVLRSPRGEPALRDIVQFVPFRELKSASPAALAKSVLAEVPRQLVEYYSHKELPPRDLGAHA; translated from the exons ATGAGCGCGGGCTCAGAGCGCCGGGCGGCGGCGGCCCCCGGGGTGGTGCCGGCGCCCTGCGCCTCGAAGGTGGAACTGCGGCTGAGCTGCCGGCACCTGCTGGACCGCGACCCGCTCACCAAGTCCGACCCGAGCgtggtgctgctgctgcaatCGCAGGGCCAGTGGGTGCAG GTGGACAGAACCGAGGTGGTCCGGAGCAGCCTGCACCCAGTCTTCTCCAAGGTCTTCACGCTTGACTACTACTTCGAGGAGGTGCAGAAGCTGCGCTTTGAGGTCTACGACACCCATGGGCCCAGCAGCCTGAGCTGCCAGGAGGATGACTTCCTGGGGGGCATGGAATGCACTTTAGGGCAG ATCGTGGCCCAGAAGAAGGTGACCCGGGCACTGTTGCTGAAGTTCGGCAGGAACGCGGGCAAGTCCACCATCACG GTGTTAGCCGAGGACATCTCCGGGAACAACGGCTACGTGGAGCTCTCCTTCAGGGCCAGGAAGCTGGACGACAAG GACCTCTTCAGCAAGTCAGACCCATTCCTGGAGCTATACCGGATCAATGATGATCAGAGCGAGCAACTGGTGTACAGGACAGAG GTGGTGAAGAACGACCTGAGCCCCACCTGGCAGCCTTTCAAGGTGTCTCTGAGCAGCCTGTGCAGCTGTGAGGAGTCGCGGCCTCTGAAA GGCCTCGTTTGGGATTATGACTCCCGCGGAAAGCACGACTTCATTGGAGAATTCTCCACCACCTTCGAGGAGATGCAGAAAGCCTTCGGGGAGGACCAG GCCCAGTGGGACTGTGTGAACTCCAAGTATAAGCAGAAGAAGCGCAATTACAAGAATTCTGGGGTGGTCATCCTGGCAGACCTGAAG CTCTACAGGGTGTACTCGTTCCTGGACTACGTCATGGGCGGCTGCCAGATCCACTTCACG GTGGCCATTGACTTCACGGCCTCCAATGGGGATCCCAGGAACAGCTGCTCCCTGCACTACATCAACCCCTTCCAGCCCAACGAGTACCTGCAGGCCCTGGTGGCCGTGGGAGAGATCTGCCAGGACTACGACAG CGACAAGAGGCTCTCTGCTTTGGGGTTTGGAGCCCGGATCCCTCCCAAGTACGAG GTGTCCCATGACTTTGCCATCAATTTCAACCCCGAGGACGATGAGTGCGAAG gGATCCAGGGTGTGGTAGAGGCCTACCAGAACTGCCTGCCCAGGGTCCAGCTCTACGGCCCCACCAACGTGGCGCCCATCATCTCCAAGGTGGCCCGCACAGCCGCGGCCGAGGAGCGCACCCGTGAGGCCTCT CAATACTACATTCTGCTGATTCTGACGGATGGCGTGGTGACCGACATGGCGGACACACGCGAGGCCATTGTGCGCGCCTCCCACCTGCCCATGTCCATCATCATTGTCGGGGTGGGCAACGCCGACTTCACTGACATGCAGGTGCTAGACGGCGACGACGGTGTCCTGCGCTCCCCACGCGGCGAGCCCGCCCTCCGGGACATCGTGCAGTTTGTTCCGTTTCGGGAGCTCAAGAGC GCGTCCCCTGCGGCATTGGCCAAGAGTGTGCTGGCCGAGGTGCCCAGGCAGCTGGTGGAATACTACAGCCACAAGGAGCTGCCTCCAAGAGACCTCGGCGCCCACGCCTGA
- the RPL13 gene encoding large ribosomal subunit protein eL13 translates to MAPSRNGMILKPHFHKDWQRRVATWFNQPARKIRRRKARQAKARRIAPRPASGPLRPVVRCPTVRYHTKVRAGRGFSLEELRVAGIHKKVARTIGISVDPRRRNKCTESLQANVQRLKEYRSKLILFPRKPSAPKKGDSSAEELKLATQLTGPVMPIRNVYKKEKARVITEEEKNFKAFASLRMARANARLFGIRAKRAKEAAEQDVEKKK, encoded by the exons ATGGCGCCCAGCCGGAATGGCATGATCCTGAAGCCCCACTTCCACAAGGACTGGCAGCGGCGCGTGGCCACGTGGTTCAACCAGCCGGCTCGCAAGATCCGTAG ACGCAAGGCCCGGCAGGCCAAGGCGCGCCGCATTGCCCCACGCCCCGCGTCCGGTCCTCTCCGGCCGGTGGTGAGATGCCCGACGGTCAGGTACCACACGAAGGTTCGTGCCGGCAGGGGCTTCAGCCTGGAGGAGCTAAGG GTGGCCGGCATCCACAAGAAGGTGGCCCGGACCATTGGGATCTCGGTGGACCCGAGGCGGCGGAACAAGTGCACGGAGTCCCTGCAGGCCAACGTGCAGCGGCTCAAGGAGTACCGCTCCAAGCTTATCCTGTTCCCCAGGAAGCCCTCGGCCCCCAAGAAGGGAGACAGCTCT GCTGAAGAGCTTAAACTGGCCACTCAGCTGACCGGACCTGTTATGCCCATACGGAAC GTCTATAAGAAGGAGAAAGCCAGAGTCATCACAGAGGAGGAGAAGAACTTTAAGGCATTTGCCAGTCTCCGTATGGCCCGCGCCAATGCCCGGCTCTTTGGCATCCGGGCGAAAAGGGCCAAGGAAGCCGCAGAACAGgatgttgaaaagaaaaaataa
- the CPNE7 gene encoding copine-7 isoform X1, whose amino-acid sequence MSAGSERRAAAAPGVVPAPCASKVELRLSCRHLLDRDPLTKSDPSVVLLLQSQGQWVQVDRTEVVRSSLHPVFSKVFTLDYYFEEVQKLRFEVYDTHGPSSLSCQEDDFLGGMECTLGQIVAQKKVTRALLLKFGRNAGKSTITVLAEDISGNNGYVELSFRARKLDDKDLFSKSDPFLELYRINDDQSEQLVYRTEVVKNDLSPTWQPFKVSLSSLCSCEESRPLKGLVWDYDSRGKHDFIGEFSTTFEEMQKAFGEDQLYRVYSFLDYVMGGCQIHFTVAIDFTASNGDPRNSCSLHYINPFQPNEYLQALVAVGEICQDYDSDKRLSALGFGARIPPKYEVSHDFAINFNPEDDECEGIQGVVEAYQNCLPRVQLYGPTNVAPIISKVARTAAAEERTREASQYYILLILTDGVVTDMADTREAIVRASHLPMSIIIVGVGNADFTDMQVLDGDDGVLRSPRGEPALRDIVQFVPFRELKSASPAALAKSVLAEVPRQLVEYYSHKELPPRDLGAHA is encoded by the exons ATGAGCGCGGGCTCAGAGCGCCGGGCGGCGGCGGCCCCCGGGGTGGTGCCGGCGCCCTGCGCCTCGAAGGTGGAACTGCGGCTGAGCTGCCGGCACCTGCTGGACCGCGACCCGCTCACCAAGTCCGACCCGAGCgtggtgctgctgctgcaatCGCAGGGCCAGTGGGTGCAG GTGGACAGAACCGAGGTGGTCCGGAGCAGCCTGCACCCAGTCTTCTCCAAGGTCTTCACGCTTGACTACTACTTCGAGGAGGTGCAGAAGCTGCGCTTTGAGGTCTACGACACCCATGGGCCCAGCAGCCTGAGCTGCCAGGAGGATGACTTCCTGGGGGGCATGGAATGCACTTTAGGGCAG ATCGTGGCCCAGAAGAAGGTGACCCGGGCACTGTTGCTGAAGTTCGGCAGGAACGCGGGCAAGTCCACCATCACG GTGTTAGCCGAGGACATCTCCGGGAACAACGGCTACGTGGAGCTCTCCTTCAGGGCCAGGAAGCTGGACGACAAG GACCTCTTCAGCAAGTCAGACCCATTCCTGGAGCTATACCGGATCAATGATGATCAGAGCGAGCAACTGGTGTACAGGACAGAG GTGGTGAAGAACGACCTGAGCCCCACCTGGCAGCCTTTCAAGGTGTCTCTGAGCAGCCTGTGCAGCTGTGAGGAGTCGCGGCCTCTGAAA GGCCTCGTTTGGGATTATGACTCCCGCGGAAAGCACGACTTCATTGGAGAATTCTCCACCACCTTCGAGGAGATGCAGAAAGCCTTCGGGGAGGACCAG CTCTACAGGGTGTACTCGTTCCTGGACTACGTCATGGGCGGCTGCCAGATCCACTTCACG GTGGCCATTGACTTCACGGCCTCCAATGGGGATCCCAGGAACAGCTGCTCCCTGCACTACATCAACCCCTTCCAGCCCAACGAGTACCTGCAGGCCCTGGTGGCCGTGGGAGAGATCTGCCAGGACTACGACAG CGACAAGAGGCTCTCTGCTTTGGGGTTTGGAGCCCGGATCCCTCCCAAGTACGAG GTGTCCCATGACTTTGCCATCAATTTCAACCCCGAGGACGATGAGTGCGAAG gGATCCAGGGTGTGGTAGAGGCCTACCAGAACTGCCTGCCCAGGGTCCAGCTCTACGGCCCCACCAACGTGGCGCCCATCATCTCCAAGGTGGCCCGCACAGCCGCGGCCGAGGAGCGCACCCGTGAGGCCTCT CAATACTACATTCTGCTGATTCTGACGGATGGCGTGGTGACCGACATGGCGGACACACGCGAGGCCATTGTGCGCGCCTCCCACCTGCCCATGTCCATCATCATTGTCGGGGTGGGCAACGCCGACTTCACTGACATGCAGGTGCTAGACGGCGACGACGGTGTCCTGCGCTCCCCACGCGGCGAGCCCGCCCTCCGGGACATCGTGCAGTTTGTTCCGTTTCGGGAGCTCAAGAGC GCGTCCCCTGCGGCATTGGCCAAGAGTGTGCTGGCCGAGGTGCCCAGGCAGCTGGTGGAATACTACAGCCACAAGGAGCTGCCTCCAAGAGACCTCGGCGCCCACGCCTGA
- the CPNE7 gene encoding copine-7 isoform X2 produces the protein MECTLGQIVAQKKVTRALLLKFGRNAGKSTITVLAEDISGNNGYVELSFRARKLDDKDLFSKSDPFLELYRINDDQSEQLVYRTEVVKNDLSPTWQPFKVSLSSLCSCEESRPLKGLVWDYDSRGKHDFIGEFSTTFEEMQKAFGEDQAQWDCVNSKYKQKKRNYKNSGVVILADLKLYRVYSFLDYVMGGCQIHFTVAIDFTASNGDPRNSCSLHYINPFQPNEYLQALVAVGEICQDYDSDKRLSALGFGARIPPKYEVSHDFAINFNPEDDECEGIQGVVEAYQNCLPRVQLYGPTNVAPIISKVARTAAAEERTREASQYYILLILTDGVVTDMADTREAIVRASHLPMSIIIVGVGNADFTDMQVLDGDDGVLRSPRGEPALRDIVQFVPFRELKSASPAALAKSVLAEVPRQLVEYYSHKELPPRDLGAHA, from the exons ATGGAATGCACTTTAGGGCAG ATCGTGGCCCAGAAGAAGGTGACCCGGGCACTGTTGCTGAAGTTCGGCAGGAACGCGGGCAAGTCCACCATCACG GTGTTAGCCGAGGACATCTCCGGGAACAACGGCTACGTGGAGCTCTCCTTCAGGGCCAGGAAGCTGGACGACAAG GACCTCTTCAGCAAGTCAGACCCATTCCTGGAGCTATACCGGATCAATGATGATCAGAGCGAGCAACTGGTGTACAGGACAGAG GTGGTGAAGAACGACCTGAGCCCCACCTGGCAGCCTTTCAAGGTGTCTCTGAGCAGCCTGTGCAGCTGTGAGGAGTCGCGGCCTCTGAAA GGCCTCGTTTGGGATTATGACTCCCGCGGAAAGCACGACTTCATTGGAGAATTCTCCACCACCTTCGAGGAGATGCAGAAAGCCTTCGGGGAGGACCAG GCCCAGTGGGACTGTGTGAACTCCAAGTATAAGCAGAAGAAGCGCAATTACAAGAATTCTGGGGTGGTCATCCTGGCAGACCTGAAG CTCTACAGGGTGTACTCGTTCCTGGACTACGTCATGGGCGGCTGCCAGATCCACTTCACG GTGGCCATTGACTTCACGGCCTCCAATGGGGATCCCAGGAACAGCTGCTCCCTGCACTACATCAACCCCTTCCAGCCCAACGAGTACCTGCAGGCCCTGGTGGCCGTGGGAGAGATCTGCCAGGACTACGACAG CGACAAGAGGCTCTCTGCTTTGGGGTTTGGAGCCCGGATCCCTCCCAAGTACGAG GTGTCCCATGACTTTGCCATCAATTTCAACCCCGAGGACGATGAGTGCGAAG gGATCCAGGGTGTGGTAGAGGCCTACCAGAACTGCCTGCCCAGGGTCCAGCTCTACGGCCCCACCAACGTGGCGCCCATCATCTCCAAGGTGGCCCGCACAGCCGCGGCCGAGGAGCGCACCCGTGAGGCCTCT CAATACTACATTCTGCTGATTCTGACGGATGGCGTGGTGACCGACATGGCGGACACACGCGAGGCCATTGTGCGCGCCTCCCACCTGCCCATGTCCATCATCATTGTCGGGGTGGGCAACGCCGACTTCACTGACATGCAGGTGCTAGACGGCGACGACGGTGTCCTGCGCTCCCCACGCGGCGAGCCCGCCCTCCGGGACATCGTGCAGTTTGTTCCGTTTCGGGAGCTCAAGAGC GCGTCCCCTGCGGCATTGGCCAAGAGTGTGCTGGCCGAGGTGCCCAGGCAGCTGGTGGAATACTACAGCCACAAGGAGCTGCCTCCAAGAGACCTCGGCGCCCACGCCTGA